In the genome of Megalops cyprinoides isolate fMegCyp1 chromosome 18, fMegCyp1.pri, whole genome shotgun sequence, the window tttatttaaaatgaagataaattacttcattaaattcatttattttctgtttgtttggcaGGCCCAAGGAAATCTATGTTATTGACCCAGCGGGTAACACGTACTACCATTGGCTGTTTATCATCACCATGCCTGTGATGTATAACTGGATCTTAATCATTGCCAggtaatgtgaaatgtaagaaTGTTGATGTCCTGTCACAGCCTGTCATTGTAGTGAATTATGCATAAGATTATCCATCTTTAAATCATATAATCACTTGATAACAGTGCTAATTAAACGTAATAGCAAATGTgctgcaataaaaacattttttccttattaAATTAACATGCTGCATGAGCTTTTTAAAGTACAAAGGCATATTGGAGATGTTTGCCCTGAACAGCTTGAAGATTTACATTCCATCCAAATATAATCGTAGCAATCCCTCCTACATAACTCATACAAAGTATGGATATTCTAATGACAGTTAAGACATATCATAAACTTCCTGACACTTTGTGTGTTTCTAATTTAATTGCAGAGCATGTTTTGAGGAGTTACAACGTGAATACCTGACCTTTTGGTTCATCGTAGACTTTGTATCAGATAGCATATACCTGGCTGACATGGTATTCCGGACAAGAACAGGTGAGCTCATTGACAGGGTCCAATTCTAATTTTCCCTTGAGAGGATACCAATAGAAATTTagttttacaaataaatgttaaaaaaaacatactcatTGAAAGACATAGTATCAACATGCAAAATTAAGAACTTATGTATAATTTTCCCTGTTCTACATGCAGGATATCTGGAGCAAGGCTTGCTGGTCAAAGATGAGCAGAAGCTGCGAGATCGATACATGCAAAGTTTGCAATTTAAATTAGACCTGGTGTCCATGATACCGACTGACATTTTTTACTTGAAGTTTGGAGTCAGCTATCCAGAAATCCGTCTGAACAAGCTGTTCCGAGTGAACCGCATGTTTGAGTTCTTCCAGCGAACAGAGACAAGGACCAATTTTCCAAACGTCTTTCGGATCTCCAACCTTGTCATGTACATCGTGATCATCATCCACTGGAATGCCTGTCTCTACTTTTCCTTCTCCAAGGCCATTGGGTTTGGATCAGACACCTTTGTGTACCCCAACATTTCTCACCCTGAGTTTGGCCGTCTAGTCAGAAAGTATGCCTACAGTCTATACTGGTCTACCCTGACCCTGACCACCATTGGTGAAACCCCTCCTCCTGTGAAGAACTCAGAATATTTCTTTGTAGTCTTCGACTTCCTGGTGGGCGTGTTGATTTTTGCTACCATCGTTGGTAACGTCGGCTCCATGATTTCCAACATGAATGCTGCCAGAGCGGACTTCCAGGCCAGGATAGATGCCATCAAGCAGTACATGTCCTTCCGAAAGGTCACCAAGGACTTGGAGAAAAGAGTCATCAAGTGGTTTGACTACCTGTGGACAAACAAGAAAGCGGTGGACGAGAGGGAGGTGCTCAAATATCTGCCAGACAAGCTGAGGGCCGAGATTGCCATCAACGTCCACCTGGACACTCTTAAGAAAGTACGCATCTTCGCCGACTGCGAAGCAGGTCTGCTGGTCGAGCTGGTGCTGAAGCTTCGGCCACAGGTCTTCAGCCCGGGGGATTACATCTGCAAAAAGGGTGACATCGGGAGAGAAATGTACATTATCAAAGAAGGGAAGCTGGCTGTGGTAGCTGATGACGGCATCACACAGTTTGTGGTTCTCAGTGATGGAAGCTACTTTGGTGAGATCAGTATTCTGAACATCAAGGGTAGTAAGGCTGGCAACCGCAGAACGGCCAACATCCGCAGTATTGGTTACTCTGACCTCTTCTGCCTCTCCAAGGACGACCTGATGGAGGCCCTGACGGAATACCCAGATGCCAAGGCCATGCTGGAGGAAAAGGGAAGGCAAATCCTGATGAAAGACGGTCTGCTGGACCTGGAGATTGCCGGGCAGGGGCCTGACCCTAAGGACATGGAAG includes:
- the cnga1b gene encoding cyclic nucleotide-gated channel rod photoreceptor subunit alpha; translated protein: MSSKINTHCTHLIPPRTIVPDKAEDIACGEDNVNKKSDCRPGPGVLFNVNNSNNNDDEKKEKKEKKEKKDKKEKKEKKKKKKEEKEKQEKEKEKEKEKEKEKEKKEPPKEIYVIDPAGNTYYHWLFIITMPVMYNWILIIARACFEELQREYLTFWFIVDFVSDSIYLADMVFRTRTGYLEQGLLVKDEQKLRDRYMQSLQFKLDLVSMIPTDIFYLKFGVSYPEIRLNKLFRVNRMFEFFQRTETRTNFPNVFRISNLVMYIVIIIHWNACLYFSFSKAIGFGSDTFVYPNISHPEFGRLVRKYAYSLYWSTLTLTTIGETPPPVKNSEYFFVVFDFLVGVLIFATIVGNVGSMISNMNAARADFQARIDAIKQYMSFRKVTKDLEKRVIKWFDYLWTNKKAVDEREVLKYLPDKLRAEIAINVHLDTLKKVRIFADCEAGLLVELVLKLRPQVFSPGDYICKKGDIGREMYIIKEGKLAVVADDGITQFVVLSDGSYFGEISILNIKGSKAGNRRTANIRSIGYSDLFCLSKDDLMEALTEYPDAKAMLEEKGRQILMKDGLLDLEIAGQGPDPKDMEEKVIRMTSTLEVLQIKYARLVAEHEATQIRLKQRLAKLEKKIVDSGGVILSEMVEQEGEKK